In Deinococcus ficus, a single genomic region encodes these proteins:
- the kdpB gene encoding potassium-transporting ATPase subunit KdpB, producing MTAASTPSKPAPKPGIFAPDLMRNAARASFVKLSPRDQARNPVMFVVYVGTLLTTYLTVANVVTGQPWGYELAMTLLLLLTVLFANFAEGLAEARGKAQAASLRSAREEVKARRLVQGREEVVAGTHLKRGDLVVVDTGEMIPADGEIVEGLASVDESAITGESAPVIREAGTDHSGVTGGTRVLSDRIVVRVTSGAGESFLDRMIALVEGASRQKTPNEIALSILLSGLTLIFLLAVVTLYPFTVYAGAPASPVTLIALLVCLIPTTIGGLLPAIGIAGMDRALQANVIAKSGKAVEVAGDVDVLLLDKTGTITVGNRMATAFHPLPGVSETDLAHAALLSSLADPTPEGKSIVALARQRGVDAPEPQHAKFIEFTAQTRMSGVDAPGRSIRKGAGSRISALAQERGGRIPPELAGMTDEVSRGGATPLTVIENDRLLGVVALSDIIKPGIRERFAELHRMGLRTVMITGDNPLTAEAIAKEAGVNGFLAEATPEDKMQMIKEEQRAGRLVAMMGDGTNDAPALAQADVGLAMNSGTQAAKEAGNMVDLDSDPTKLLEVVEIGKGLLITRGALTTFSIANDVAKYFAILPALFVTAYPELGVLNVMGLHSPTSAVLSAVIFNALIIPVLIPLALRGVPYHPMSAAQLLSRNLLVYGLGGLLAPFIAIKVIDLLITPLL from the coding sequence ATGACCGCCGCCTCCACCCCGTCAAAACCGGCACCGAAGCCGGGCATCTTCGCGCCGGACCTGATGCGGAACGCCGCGCGGGCCAGTTTCGTCAAACTCTCTCCCCGCGATCAGGCCCGGAATCCGGTGATGTTCGTGGTGTACGTCGGCACGCTGCTCACCACGTACCTCACGGTGGCGAACGTGGTGACCGGCCAGCCGTGGGGGTACGAGCTGGCCATGACCCTGCTGCTGCTCCTCACGGTGCTGTTCGCCAATTTCGCTGAGGGGCTCGCGGAAGCGCGGGGCAAGGCGCAGGCCGCTTCGCTCCGCTCGGCCCGCGAGGAGGTGAAGGCCAGAAGGCTCGTTCAGGGACGCGAGGAAGTCGTGGCGGGCACGCACCTGAAACGCGGCGACCTCGTGGTGGTGGACACGGGTGAGATGATTCCCGCCGACGGTGAGATCGTCGAGGGGCTGGCCAGCGTGGACGAGAGCGCCATCACCGGCGAGAGTGCCCCCGTGATCCGCGAGGCCGGCACAGATCACAGCGGCGTCACCGGCGGAACGCGGGTGCTGTCCGACCGCATCGTCGTGAGGGTCACGTCCGGTGCCGGCGAGAGTTTCCTCGACCGGATGATCGCCCTCGTCGAGGGGGCCAGCCGTCAGAAGACGCCGAACGAGATCGCCCTGAGCATCCTGCTCTCGGGCCTGACCCTGATCTTCCTGCTCGCGGTGGTGACCCTCTACCCGTTCACGGTGTACGCGGGCGCGCCGGCCAGCCCGGTCACGCTGATCGCGCTGCTCGTCTGCCTGATTCCCACCACCATCGGCGGGCTCCTGCCCGCCATCGGCATCGCGGGCATGGACCGGGCCCTCCAGGCGAACGTGATCGCCAAGAGCGGCAAAGCCGTCGAGGTCGCCGGGGACGTGGACGTGCTGCTGCTCGACAAGACCGGCACCATCACCGTCGGGAACCGCATGGCGACCGCGTTCCATCCGCTGCCCGGGGTGAGCGAGACCGACCTGGCGCACGCGGCCCTGCTCTCCAGCCTGGCGGACCCGACCCCCGAGGGCAAAAGCATCGTGGCGCTGGCCCGGCAGCGTGGCGTGGACGCGCCCGAGCCGCAGCATGCAAAGTTCATCGAATTTACCGCGCAGACCCGCATGAGCGGCGTGGACGCCCCCGGCCGCAGCATCCGCAAGGGAGCAGGCAGCCGCATCTCTGCCCTGGCGCAGGAACGTGGTGGCCGCATTCCACCCGAACTGGCCGGCATGACGGATGAAGTGTCGCGCGGCGGCGCCACCCCACTGACCGTGATCGAGAATGACCGCCTGCTCGGCGTGGTGGCCCTTTCCGACATCATCAAACCCGGCATCCGCGAGCGGTTCGCCGAATTACACCGCATGGGCTTGAGAACCGTGATGATCACCGGCGACAACCCGCTCACCGCCGAGGCCATCGCCAAGGAGGCGGGCGTGAACGGCTTTCTGGCGGAAGCGACGCCCGAAGACAAGATGCAGATGATCAAGGAGGAGCAGCGCGCCGGGCGGCTCGTCGCCATGATGGGCGACGGCACCAACGACGCCCCGGCGCTGGCGCAGGCGGACGTGGGGCTCGCCATGAACTCGGGCACGCAGGCCGCCAAGGAAGCCGGGAACATGGTGGACCTGGACTCCGACCCCACGAAGCTCCTCGAGGTCGTCGAGATCGGCAAGGGCCTGCTGATTACCCGGGGCGCGCTGACCACGTTCTCCATCGCCAACGACGTCGCCAAGTACTTCGCCATCCTCCCCGCGCTGTTCGTGACGGCCTACCCCGAGCTCGGCGTTCTGAACGTCATGGGCCTGCACAGCCCCACCAGCGCCGTGCTGAGCGCCGTGATCTTCAACGCGCTGATCATCCCGGTCCTGATTCCGCTGGCCCTCCGGGGCGTGCCGTATCACCCCATGAGCGCCGCGCAGCTGTTGTCCCGCAACCTGCTGGTGTACGGCCTGGGCGGGCTTCTGGCGCCATTTATCGCCATCAAGGTCATCGACCTGCTCATCACCCCCCTCCTGTGA
- the kdpF gene encoding K(+)-transporting ATPase subunit F — MILALALISLALFAYLLRSLLRPEDS, encoded by the coding sequence ATGATCCTCGCGCTCGCCCTGATCTCGCTGGCCCTGTTCGCCTACCTGCTGCGCTCGCTGCTTCGCCCGGAGGACTCCTGA
- the kdpA gene encoding potassium-transporting ATPase subunit KdpA: MSAALQLLLLLAIMAALVVPVGRWLHGVFTGSRHTVPERLTYRLLAIDPAEGMDWKRYGLTLVVTNAVMLLLSYLLIRLQGLLPWNPSDLKAQAPDLAWNTAVSFMTNTNWQAYSGEQSLSYFSQMAVITTFMFTSAATGFAAAAAFMRGLAGRSGASLGNFWVDATRIIYRVFLPISFVLALVLVWQGVPQTLDPYAAATTLEGRAQRIALGPVASLESIKHLGTNGGGFFSMNAAHPFENPTPLTNALHILSMLLLPSALTYAFGRLLGNRKQGWAIFGGMLVMFVGFLSMTYAFEQVGNPILSRLGADQTVTATHAGGNMEGKEVRFGIAQTALFATTTTAATTGSVNAMHDSFTGMGGFVPTLQMMLNSVFGGKGVGLINFVQYLLLSVFIAGLMVGRTPEFLGKKIEAREVKLVMLAVLAHPLSILGFTALASVLPGALHSLNNPGPHGFSELLYAYTSGTANNGSAFAGLGANTPFYNLTLGLAMLIGRYFTLLPMLAVAGLLATKTRVPVSAGTLPTDTPLFGALTVGVLLIVGALTFLPALTLGPVADHLQMQQGVVLK, translated from the coding sequence ATGTCGGCTGCCCTGCAACTGCTGCTCCTGCTCGCCATCATGGCCGCGCTGGTGGTGCCGGTCGGGAGGTGGCTGCACGGCGTGTTCACCGGGTCGCGGCACACCGTCCCTGAGCGCCTGACCTACCGCCTGCTCGCCATTGACCCCGCTGAGGGCATGGACTGGAAGCGGTACGGCCTGACTCTCGTGGTCACCAACGCGGTCATGCTGCTGCTGTCGTACCTGCTCATCCGGCTGCAGGGGCTGCTGCCGTGGAACCCGTCGGACCTGAAGGCCCAGGCCCCCGACCTGGCGTGGAACACGGCCGTGAGCTTCATGACGAACACCAACTGGCAGGCGTACAGCGGGGAGCAGTCGCTCTCGTACTTCTCCCAGATGGCGGTCATCACGACCTTCATGTTCACGTCGGCCGCCACCGGCTTCGCGGCTGCGGCCGCGTTCATGCGTGGCCTGGCCGGCCGGAGCGGCGCGTCCCTGGGGAACTTCTGGGTGGACGCGACCCGCATCATCTACCGCGTGTTCCTGCCGATCAGCTTTGTGCTGGCCCTCGTGCTCGTCTGGCAGGGTGTGCCGCAGACCCTTGATCCCTATGCGGCGGCCACGACGCTGGAAGGCAGGGCGCAGCGGATCGCCCTGGGGCCGGTCGCCAGCCTGGAGAGCATCAAGCACCTCGGCACGAACGGTGGGGGGTTTTTCAGCATGAACGCCGCGCATCCCTTCGAAAACCCGACGCCGCTGACGAACGCCCTGCACATCCTGTCCATGCTGCTGCTCCCCTCGGCGCTGACCTACGCCTTCGGGCGGCTGCTGGGCAACCGGAAGCAGGGCTGGGCCATCTTCGGCGGCATGCTGGTGATGTTCGTGGGCTTCCTGAGCATGACCTACGCCTTTGAGCAGGTGGGAAATCCCATCCTCAGCCGCCTGGGCGCTGACCAGACCGTCACGGCCACGCACGCGGGCGGGAACATGGAAGGCAAGGAGGTGCGGTTCGGCATCGCCCAGACGGCCCTGTTCGCCACGACGACCACCGCGGCCACGACCGGCAGCGTGAACGCCATGCACGACTCGTTCACCGGCATGGGCGGCTTCGTGCCGACGCTCCAGATGATGCTCAACAGCGTCTTCGGCGGCAAGGGAGTGGGGCTCATCAACTTCGTGCAGTACCTCCTCCTCAGCGTGTTCATTGCGGGCCTGATGGTGGGGCGCACGCCGGAATTCCTGGGCAAGAAGATCGAGGCCCGGGAGGTGAAGCTGGTGATGCTGGCGGTGCTCGCCCACCCGCTGAGCATCCTGGGGTTCACCGCCCTCGCCAGCGTGCTGCCCGGCGCGCTGCACTCGCTGAACAACCCTGGCCCCCACGGGTTTTCCGAGCTCCTGTACGCCTACACGTCCGGCACGGCGAACAACGGCTCGGCCTTCGCGGGCCTGGGCGCGAACACGCCCTTTTACAACCTCACCCTCGGCCTGGCCATGCTGATCGGGCGGTATTTCACGCTGCTGCCCATGCTGGCCGTCGCCGGACTGCTGGCCACGAAAACACGCGTGCCCGTCAGTGCCGGCACGCTGCCCACCGACACGCCGCTGTTCGGCGCCCTGACCGTCGGCGTCCTGCTGATCGTCGGCGCGCTGACCTTCCTCCCGGCCCTGACCCTGGGGCCTGTGGCGGACCACCTGCAAATGCAGCAAGGAGTTGTCCTGAAATGA
- the kdpC gene encoding potassium-transporting ATPase subunit KdpC yields the protein MTFTEPLPIDGPQPVPVARPTPLPRLMLSALLAAGLFTLVCGLAYPLLTTAVAGMLFPTQARGSLISRAGTVVGSAVLGQSFSAPRYLHGRPSITNRTDGRGPDPYNAENSGASNWGPTNAKLRDAVQERLAAFRTVNGLSANAPVPIDAVTASASGLDPDVSLATALLQVGRVARARGLQPAAVERVIRDHLTPRQFGVLGEARVNVLTVNLALDGMN from the coding sequence ATGACCTTCACCGAACCGCTTCCCATTGACGGTCCGCAGCCAGTACCGGTCGCCCGCCCCACACCGCTGCCCCGCCTGATGCTCTCCGCGCTGCTGGCCGCCGGGCTGTTCACCCTGGTGTGCGGGCTGGCCTACCCGCTGCTGACCACCGCCGTGGCCGGCATGCTGTTCCCGACCCAGGCGCGGGGCAGCCTGATCTCCCGGGCGGGCACCGTCGTCGGCTCCGCCGTGCTGGGGCAGAGCTTCAGCGCGCCGCGGTACCTGCACGGCCGGCCCAGCATCACCAACCGGACCGACGGCCGCGGCCCGGACCCGTACAACGCGGAAAACAGCGGCGCGAGCAACTGGGGCCCGACGAACGCCAAATTGCGGGACGCCGTGCAGGAACGCCTGGCCGCCTTCCGCACGGTGAACGGCCTGAGCGCGAACGCCCCCGTGCCCATCGACGCCGTGACCGCTTCCGCGAGTGGCCTCGACCCGGACGTCTCCCTGGCGACGGCGCTGCTCCAGGTCGGCCGCGTCGCCCGGGCGCGTGGCCTTCAGCCAGCCGCGGTGGAACGCGTCATCCGCGATCACCTCACGCCCCGGCAGTTCGGCGTGCTGGGCGAAGCGCGCGTGAACGTTCTGACCGTGAACCTCGCGCTGGACGGAATGAACTAG
- a CDS encoding universal stress protein, translating into MPDPVRLTLNRDSGALRGTHRMFIGMAAGVGKTYRALGSLHEHLSAGEDALIGVLETHGREETKRAADGLPVFSRREIQHGNVTLSELDVDGLIARRPGIVLIDEIAHTNAPGSRHEKRWEDVEALRDAGIHVLSTMNVQHLESLNDTVARLTGVRVRERVPDHVLRAADELVLIDLPPEDLRARLRAGKVYGPEKIEQALGNFFTVPNLMALREIALRHVAQAVELDVPDGQPAAHEVVVVAIAAEATAARLIRRGGQLSGRLHGELHVVTVRAERLTPEQGRLLGTFREITGALGGHFEVLERQGGIGDTLVAYARKAHATQIVMGETSRSRWAEFWRGNVIRFVLRATRGVDVHVISRD; encoded by the coding sequence ATGCCTGACCCGGTCCGCCTGACTCTGAACCGCGACTCCGGCGCGCTGCGGGGCACGCACCGCATGTTCATCGGCATGGCGGCGGGCGTGGGCAAGACCTACCGCGCCCTGGGCAGCCTGCATGAACACCTGAGCGCGGGGGAGGACGCCCTGATCGGGGTGCTGGAAACCCACGGCCGGGAGGAGACCAAGCGGGCGGCGGACGGCCTCCCCGTGTTTTCCAGGCGCGAGATCCAGCATGGCAATGTCACGCTGTCAGAGTTGGATGTGGACGGCCTGATTGCCCGCCGCCCGGGGATCGTGCTGATTGACGAAATCGCGCACACCAACGCGCCCGGCAGCCGGCACGAGAAGCGCTGGGAGGACGTGGAGGCCCTGCGGGACGCCGGCATTCACGTCCTGTCCACCATGAACGTGCAGCACCTGGAATCGCTGAACGACACCGTGGCGCGCCTTACCGGGGTGCGGGTCCGTGAGCGCGTGCCTGACCACGTGCTGCGCGCCGCCGATGAGCTGGTGTTGATCGACCTGCCCCCCGAGGACCTGCGGGCTCGCCTGCGCGCCGGGAAGGTCTACGGGCCGGAGAAGATCGAGCAGGCCCTCGGGAACTTCTTCACGGTGCCGAACCTGATGGCACTCCGGGAAATCGCCCTGCGGCACGTGGCGCAGGCTGTGGAACTGGACGTGCCGGACGGGCAGCCTGCGGCCCATGAGGTCGTGGTGGTGGCGATCGCCGCCGAGGCCACCGCCGCGCGGCTGATTCGCCGGGGCGGGCAGCTGTCCGGGCGTCTGCACGGGGAACTGCATGTGGTCACGGTGCGGGCCGAGCGGCTGACGCCGGAGCAGGGCCGGCTGCTCGGCACCTTCCGTGAGATCACCGGGGCGCTGGGCGGCCATTTTGAAGTGCTCGAGCGGCAGGGGGGCATTGGGGACACGCTCGTCGCCTATGCCCGCAAGGCGCACGCCACCCAGATCGTGATGGGCGAAACCAGCCGCAGCCGCTGGGCGGAATTCTGGCGGGGGAACGTGATCCGCTTCGTGTTGCGGGCAACGCGGGGCGTGGACGTGCACGTGATCAGTCGCGACTGA
- a CDS encoding DUF1349 domain-containing protein, with the protein MPHPTWTALSWLNEPSWTVRDDALIVQTSERTDFWRETHYGFIRDSGHVLHTPPMQEFTAQVRVRGRYEALYDQAGLMLRADPACWVKTGVEYVSQQQLSAVVTREYSDWNVCPAGMPEHVDLRMTRRGDAVSIQTRLPGLDWQLLRLTYFPPERPAVVGVYACSPERGGFEVTFEDFRLGEPDASKPY; encoded by the coding sequence ATGCCTCACCCCACCTGGACTGCCCTGTCATGGCTAAATGAGCCCTCCTGGACTGTGCGAGACGACGCCCTGATCGTTCAGACCTCCGAACGGACCGATTTCTGGCGTGAGACGCACTACGGGTTTATCCGGGATTCCGGGCATGTCCTGCACACGCCACCGATGCAGGAATTCACCGCGCAGGTGCGCGTGCGGGGACGGTACGAGGCGCTCTACGACCAGGCAGGGCTGATGCTGCGCGCCGATCCCGCCTGCTGGGTCAAGACCGGCGTGGAGTACGTCTCTCAGCAGCAACTCAGTGCCGTGGTCACGCGCGAGTACAGTGATTGGAACGTCTGCCCGGCCGGCATGCCGGAGCACGTGGACCTGCGCATGACCCGGCGGGGAGATGCGGTCAGCATCCAGACCCGCCTCCCGGGGCTGGACTGGCAGTTGCTGAGGCTCACCTACTTTCCCCCGGAGCGGCCCGCCGTGGTCGGCGTGTACGCCTGCAGTCCGGAGCGGGGCGGCTTCGAAGTGACCTTTGAGGACTTCAGGCTGGGTGAGCCGGACGCCTCGAAGCCCTACTGA
- a CDS encoding tetratricopeptide repeat protein — protein MKRSLPVLLAACSTALAVPVPFRAWSDARPLPSEASFATKLPSFAACGSADFDRSKLSPDVLTGYDNLTKLVASLKADDPLRATMEKTLEQMRGQLVKAAPATAPTIPTSLAAAVGNAQTWLEKNEARGWQAFTASPDAKSARNASQAALAAAMLGKPSAALAALLTAHKLDPHNPETLANLGGVLETLGLPGEALVVLDAAMKLARSDVGAFGWSNTATLNTNRGLALADLRRWHEAEAALSSALQGAPMLAEARLGMARVLTCQGKVAQAARYARTGQRRTPPAPPAVKPPAGAPGDADGVSEIASGKDTNAVAHLPASFTFDLSRGKDFALPNLKLPQTLKDAVVLYDKYEKLHADLHARWEAIRKRSEEVEAQLRRQPGGSPVVQARREALWQASLHLNDEPTVKRLYEAQVKSSLAVTKVDADFSHCSGGCIADDFIRKARTPEELEALCHAAMSTQNDRWRSAMHSHAQNLGAYLKAAYRLETALAANYSDPLWHERLSLNAEFLATTEFMGYVSDALHWAHDIKAFSCYESPTTDTSDPIAGELVTPRADPCKAVYDGMSLSFSVSVVGFSISCDAMSVSAATPGWIGAFGSFSQSFGSKEYTVTVGIQEGVSVGVGSVSAGATSQQGAYVSWGKDGVTDAGVSITTGAAVGATRGSVGGSKDLITDVTGALSGKWSFIASPGGVK, from the coding sequence ATGAAAAGGTCCCTGCCCGTCCTGCTCGCCGCGTGTTCCACCGCCCTTGCCGTGCCGGTCCCGTTCCGCGCCTGGAGCGACGCGCGGCCCCTGCCGTCCGAAGCGAGCTTCGCCACCAAGCTCCCGAGCTTCGCCGCGTGCGGCTCAGCGGACTTCGACCGTTCCAAACTCTCGCCGGACGTCCTCACCGGGTATGACAACCTGACGAAGCTGGTCGCGAGTCTGAAGGCCGACGATCCCCTGCGCGCCACGATGGAAAAGACCCTCGAGCAGATGCGTGGACAGCTGGTCAAGGCGGCGCCCGCCACGGCACCCACCATCCCGACCTCGCTTGCCGCGGCCGTGGGGAACGCCCAGACCTGGCTGGAAAAGAACGAAGCCCGTGGGTGGCAGGCCTTCACGGCCAGTCCGGACGCCAAAAGTGCCAGGAACGCCTCCCAGGCCGCCCTGGCCGCCGCCATGCTCGGCAAGCCGAGTGCGGCCCTCGCCGCCCTCCTCACCGCACACAAACTCGATCCGCACAATCCGGAGACCCTCGCCAACCTTGGCGGGGTGCTCGAAACCCTGGGCTTGCCGGGTGAAGCCCTCGTCGTGCTGGACGCCGCCATGAAACTCGCCAGGAGCGACGTGGGCGCCTTCGGGTGGTCGAATACCGCGACCCTGAACACCAACCGGGGCCTGGCCCTGGCGGACCTGCGTCGCTGGCACGAGGCCGAAGCGGCCCTGTCGAGCGCCCTGCAAGGGGCTCCGATGCTGGCGGAAGCGCGGCTGGGGATGGCGCGCGTGCTGACGTGCCAGGGCAAGGTGGCGCAGGCCGCCCGGTATGCCCGCACCGGCCAGCGCCGCACCCCCCCAGCGCCGCCCGCTGTTAAACCACCGGCGGGAGCGCCAGGGGACGCCGACGGGGTGAGCGAAATCGCGTCCGGGAAAGACACAAATGCCGTGGCGCACCTGCCCGCGTCGTTCACCTTCGACCTGTCCCGCGGCAAGGACTTCGCCCTGCCGAACCTGAAGCTGCCGCAAACCCTCAAGGACGCGGTGGTGCTCTACGACAAGTACGAGAAGTTGCACGCCGACCTGCACGCCCGCTGGGAGGCGATTCGCAAACGCAGCGAGGAGGTCGAGGCGCAACTCCGGCGCCAACCCGGAGGGTCACCGGTCGTGCAGGCGCGCCGCGAAGCGCTCTGGCAGGCAAGCCTGCACCTGAACGACGAGCCGACCGTGAAACGCCTGTACGAAGCTCAGGTCAAGTCGTCCCTCGCCGTCACCAAGGTCGACGCGGACTTCTCGCACTGCTCAGGCGGCTGCATCGCCGACGACTTCATCAGGAAGGCGCGCACGCCCGAGGAACTCGAGGCGCTGTGTCACGCGGCCATGTCCACCCAGAACGACAGGTGGCGCAGCGCCATGCACAGCCACGCGCAAAACCTCGGCGCGTACCTGAAGGCCGCGTACAGGTTGGAAACCGCCCTGGCCGCGAACTACAGTGATCCCCTCTGGCACGAGCGGCTCTCCCTGAATGCCGAGTTTCTCGCCACGACGGAATTCATGGGGTACGTGAGCGACGCCCTTCACTGGGCGCACGACATCAAGGCCTTCAGTTGTTACGAAAGCCCCACGACCGACACGAGCGACCCGATTGCCGGCGAACTCGTCACGCCCAGGGCGGATCCGTGCAAGGCGGTGTACGACGGGATGAGCCTCTCGTTCTCGGTGAGCGTCGTCGGCTTCTCGATTTCGTGCGACGCCATGAGTGTCTCGGCGGCCACGCCCGGCTGGATCGGCGCGTTCGGCTCCTTCTCGCAGAGCTTCGGCAGCAAGGAGTACACCGTCACCGTCGGCATCCAGGAAGGCGTGAGTGTCGGAGTCGGCAGTGTCTCGGCGGGCGCCACCTCGCAGCAGGGTGCGTACGTGTCGTGGGGCAAAGACGGCGTGACGGACGCCGGCGTGTCCATCACCACGGGCGCGGCGGTCGGTGCGACCCGCGGCTCGGTCGGCGGGTCGAAGGACCTCATCACGGACGTCACGGGCGCGTTGAGCGGCAAGTGGAGCTTCATCGCCAGCCCCGGCGGCGTGAAGTGA